The following are encoded together in the Panthera leo isolate Ple1 chromosome B4, P.leo_Ple1_pat1.1, whole genome shotgun sequence genome:
- the ATP5MC2 gene encoding ATP synthase F(0) complex subunit C2, mitochondrial isoform X2: MYTCAKFVSSPFLVRSTSQLLSRSLSAVALKPPETLTDESLSSWAAPRPLTSLIPSRGFQTSAASRDIDTAAKFIGAGAATVGVAGSGAGIGTVFGSLIIGYARNPSLKQQLFSYAILGFALSEAMGLFCLMVAFLILFAM; encoded by the exons ATGTATACCTGTGCAAAGTTCgtctcctcccccttcttg GTCAGGAGCACCTCTCAGCTGTTGAGCCGATCACTGTCTGCAGTGGCACTAAAACCACCAGAGACACTGACAGATGAG AGCCTCAGCAGCTGGGCAGCCCCACGTCCCCTGACCTCACTTATTCCTAGCCGCGGTTTCCAAACCAGCGCTGCTTCAAGGGACATCGACACAGCAGCCAAGTTCATTGGGGCTGGGGCTGCCACAGTTGGGGTGGCTGGTTCTGGGGCTGGAATTGGGACTGTGTTTGGGAGCCTCATCATTGGTTATGCCAG gaACCCCTCTCTGAAGCAGCAGCTCTTCTCCTACGCCATTCTGGGCTTTGCCCTCTCGGAGGCCATGGGGCTATTTTGCCTGATGGTGGCCTTTCTCATCCTCTTCGCCATGTGA